One window of the Lactococcus lactis genome contains the following:
- a CDS encoding AAA family ATPase, which yields MIIWLNGAYGSGKTTIAELLHERIFPSWIYDPEEIGDFFRKNLPKEIQKDDFQKYQEWRTWNVQILEKLNREYSGTIIVPMTLHMKFCFEEIFKSLEVRNIEVHRFLLEVSKEELIRRLNLRNDALKKWGLSHLEEELTFFDTLPDSEKINNQQNLELVVKEILEKVGK from the coding sequence ATGATTATTTGGTTAAATGGTGCATATGGTTCGGGAAAGACAACTATTGCTGAACTCTTGCATGAACGTATTTTTCCCTCATGGATTTATGATCCAGAGGAAATCGGAGATTTTTTTAGAAAAAATTTGCCAAAAGAAATTCAAAAAGATGATTTCCAAAAATATCAAGAATGGCGGACTTGGAATGTTCAGATTCTTGAAAAGTTAAATAGAGAATATTCAGGAACCATTATTGTACCAATGACCCTACATATGAAGTTTTGTTTTGAGGAGATTTTTAAATCACTAGAAGTGCGAAATATCGAAGTTCATCGGTTTTTACTTGAAGTTTCTAAAGAGGAACTAATAAGGCGTCTTAATTTAAGAAATGATGCTTTAAAAAAATGGGGCTTATCTCATTTAGAAGAAGAACTGACATTTTTTGATACACTACCAGATAGTGAAAAAATTAATAATCAACAAAATCTAGAACTTGTAGTTAAAGAAATT
- the rpe gene encoding ribulose-phosphate 3-epimerase, whose product MKNKIAPSILSADFGNFARDVKRLESAGADLVHIDVMDGHFVDNLTFGAGVVSALRAQTHLFFDVHMMVENPEKYVEDFAKAGADSMSIHVEATHHIHGALQKIKNAGMKASVVINPGTPVEAIKTVLPLVDMVLVMTVNPGFGGQKFIPEMMDKVREIAQIRADKKLDFEIEVDGGIDDQTIKVAKAAGANVFVAGSFIFKGEVEVNINKLKEELMEKL is encoded by the coding sequence ATGAAAAATAAAATTGCTCCATCAATTTTGTCAGCAGACTTTGGAAATTTTGCAAGAGATGTGAAACGTTTAGAATCTGCTGGAGCTGACCTTGTACATATTGACGTAATGGACGGACATTTTGTGGATAATTTAACCTTTGGAGCTGGCGTTGTTTCGGCACTTCGCGCACAAACTCATTTATTTTTCGATGTTCACATGATGGTTGAAAATCCTGAAAAATATGTGGAGGATTTTGCAAAGGCAGGAGCTGATAGCATGAGTATTCATGTTGAAGCAACTCATCATATTCACGGAGCACTTCAAAAAATTAAGAATGCCGGCATGAAAGCTTCGGTAGTTATTAATCCTGGAACTCCTGTAGAGGCGATTAAAACTGTTTTACCACTTGTGGATATGGTCTTAGTAATGACAGTCAATCCTGGTTTTGGAGGTCAAAAATTTATTCCTGAAATGATGGATAAAGTTCGTGAAATCGCTCAAATTCGAGCTGATAAAAAGCTTGATTTTGAAATCGAAGTTGATGGTGGAATTGATGACCAAACAATTAAAGTTGCTAAAGCTGCCGGAGCTAATGTTTTTGTTGCAGGGTCATTTATTTTTAAAGGTGAAGTTGAAGTAAATATTAATAAATTAAAAGAAGAACTAATGGAAAAACTATGA
- the rsgA gene encoding ribosome small subunit-dependent GTPase A translates to MIKNGRIVKSLAGFYDVESEGEVYQTRARGNFRKKGMKPVVGDFVEFSTEENSEGYILKIGERKNSLIRPSIANIDQAVIIMSTVSPNFSLNLLDRFLVFLEHKNIHPMIYISKLDLLTEMQEGSDKNKKTFNQLTDYEQIKSDYEQIGYDVFFDAEHLVSNLAGKVTVFMGQTGAGKTTLLNKIAPEMQLATGETSEKLGRGRHTTRHVEFFELAGGLIADTPGFSSLDYEVTNQPDLNAAFPEILRISHDCKFRECTHTHEPSCAVKLALENHEILESRYDNYLQILDEINHTRETYEKKRKKQG, encoded by the coding sequence ATGATAAAAAATGGACGTATTGTCAAATCTTTGGCAGGCTTTTATGATGTAGAATCAGAAGGTGAAGTTTATCAGACGCGTGCGCGTGGTAATTTCAGAAAAAAAGGAATGAAACCTGTTGTGGGAGATTTTGTTGAATTTTCTACTGAGGAAAATTCAGAAGGTTATATTTTAAAAATTGGTGAGCGAAAAAATTCTTTAATTCGACCATCTATTGCTAATATTGATCAAGCTGTGATTATTATGTCAACAGTGAGCCCAAATTTTAGTTTGAATTTATTAGACCGCTTTTTGGTTTTTTTAGAGCATAAAAATATTCACCCGATGATTTACATTTCTAAGTTGGATTTACTGACAGAGATGCAGGAAGGCTCAGATAAGAATAAAAAAACTTTTAATCAGCTGACAGATTATGAACAGATAAAAAGTGATTATGAACAAATTGGTTATGATGTTTTTTTTGATGCTGAGCATTTGGTCAGTAATTTAGCGGGAAAAGTAACTGTCTTTATGGGTCAAACTGGCGCTGGTAAGACTACTTTGCTAAATAAAATTGCACCAGAAATGCAACTGGCAACGGGAGAAACTTCAGAAAAACTGGGACGTGGGCGTCATACGACACGTCATGTTGAATTTTTTGAATTGGCTGGTGGCTTAATTGCTGACACACCGGGATTTTCTAGTCTAGACTATGAAGTGACGAATCAGCCGGATTTAAATGCTGCTTTTCCTGAAATTTTAAGAATCAGTCATGATTGCAAGTTTCGCGAATGTACACATACGCATGAACCCAGCTGTGCAGTCAAGCTGGCACTAGAAAATCATGAAATTTTAGAGAGCCGCTATGATAATTATTTACAGATTTTAGATGAAATTAATCACACGAGGGAAACTTATGAGAAAAAACGAAAAAAACAGGGCTAA